The following are encoded together in the Parabacteroides chongii genome:
- a CDS encoding TonB-dependent receptor, whose product MKLSLVFILLCVSTVFSENLNSQTARVSIEANMLQTKDVIKLIEEQTDYLFVYNHEKVDLSGKVSLKARNKTVAEVLNKIFGNSDIVYAMEGSNILLMKKSSSLQQVTKSVKGVVKDQFGEPVIGANVIEKGTTNGTVTDLNGEYLLSLIGDNAVLQFSYIGYQPQEHPVGDKTTINVVLSEDSEQLEEVVVTGYGGMQKRTTLTTAISKLDNKALENIAVSNAAQALQGGVSGLRVVNTSGKPGEAPNIVLRGGATITGDPAYNQALVVVDGVVRSLSDINPADIESVQVLKDAASTAIYGARANSGVILVTTKRGKEGKATVSYKFKGGMNFARKGYDFLNAKDFLYYNRLGNKYANDAGVSRTLQQVNNTNGYGTSAGDFYSVHYLTDENKHLLNEGWQQMTDPYDGEGQLIFKDYGGIMMDAAFNDPSFTQDHYVSVTGGNDKATFLTSFGYYDEQGQVVGTSYQRFTGNVNGSYKVRDNIKVNAGATYSFSKKPNMWISEAQLFYRTMSSWPTYSPFSEAGEPTSGIGSSDGNPLYWKDKLQRLNNIRKTTFNVGGSWEIIPGLTLNENSSIYYIDNEQEDFDKQYQTQNNSNPNSTRAARAMYERQFQQQHSATLTYAKTFAEKHHLDAMVGGEYFDYNRFKMEEKGNKAPSDDIPTLNASSDKVSVYSYKDGYRMLSGFARVNYNYDYRYLFSVVARYDGISKLSDNRWGFFPGVSAGWNMHEEAFFKDSKLANVVSNLKPRVSYGVNGNVAGLGNYEVYGEYNTINNSSGIPIPYDGKVGFLNTKLVNNNLRWEKSNSFEVGLDVGFLQNRINLIMDYYNRTTSDLLTDLNLPGYTGFGSIRTNLGSLRNQGFEVEAKFNILTNQKGFSWDFSANASFVKNKIIKLPYNGNENNRQGGMEVYDPATGKNIWVGGYQEGKTLGDVYAYKQERIFRDWDDVKNNAGDRYDAIAELYGPNKWAQMSDKEKIGKKPIEPGDVMWADLNEDGVINELDRVKIGNVLPKWTGGFSTTVSYKDISLFARFDYSLGHILYNDLKARSLGQYQGSFNIITDVKDSWSPENPNSALPKFYYADQLVKKNITRSNNANPNINNNNSSFYEKGDYLALREITLSYRLPRRIIEKATLSDASIYITGQNLFYITGYEGMSPEPAIKKNNAGVDEGRYPMPRTILLGVSVSF is encoded by the coding sequence ATGAAGTTATCCTTAGTTTTTATACTATTGTGTGTTTCAACAGTCTTCTCAGAGAATTTGAACTCTCAAACTGCACGTGTCAGCATTGAAGCTAATATGTTGCAGACGAAGGATGTTATTAAACTGATAGAAGAACAAACAGATTATCTTTTTGTGTACAATCATGAAAAGGTCGATCTGAGTGGAAAGGTCTCGTTGAAAGCCCGGAATAAGACGGTGGCTGAGGTTTTAAACAAAATATTTGGTAATTCGGATATCGTTTATGCCATGGAAGGGAGTAATATCCTTCTGATGAAAAAAAGCTCATCTCTTCAACAAGTAACAAAAAGCGTTAAGGGGGTTGTCAAGGACCAGTTTGGTGAACCTGTTATCGGTGCGAATGTTATAGAAAAAGGGACAACTAACGGAACCGTTACAGATTTGAACGGGGAGTATCTGCTCTCTCTTATTGGAGATAATGCCGTTTTACAGTTCTCATACATTGGCTACCAGCCACAGGAACATCCTGTGGGAGACAAAACGACCATAAATGTCGTTTTGTCTGAAGATTCAGAGCAATTGGAAGAAGTAGTTGTAACAGGTTATGGCGGTATGCAAAAGCGTACGACATTGACAACTGCTATTTCGAAACTTGATAATAAGGCATTGGAGAATATTGCCGTATCAAATGCCGCACAGGCTTTGCAGGGAGGTGTCAGTGGTTTACGTGTTGTTAATACTTCCGGAAAGCCGGGTGAGGCTCCGAATATAGTATTGCGTGGTGGTGCTACGATAACTGGTGATCCTGCTTATAATCAAGCATTAGTGGTTGTAGATGGAGTCGTTCGCTCTTTAAGCGATATAAATCCTGCCGATATAGAATCAGTACAGGTATTGAAAGATGCAGCATCGACTGCCATTTATGGAGCTCGTGCGAATAGTGGCGTTATACTGGTGACAACCAAGAGAGGTAAGGAAGGTAAAGCTACCGTTTCTTATAAATTTAAAGGAGGTATGAATTTTGCGCGTAAAGGATATGACTTTCTGAATGCAAAAGACTTCTTATATTATAACCGTTTAGGAAATAAATATGCTAATGATGCAGGGGTATCCCGTACTTTACAGCAGGTGAACAATACTAACGGATATGGAACAAGTGCAGGTGATTTTTATTCTGTTCATTATCTGACTGATGAGAATAAGCATCTTTTGAATGAAGGATGGCAACAAATGACAGACCCTTATGACGGGGAAGGTCAACTGATCTTTAAAGATTATGGCGGGATTATGATGGATGCCGCTTTCAATGATCCTTCTTTTACACAGGACCATTATGTTAGTGTTACCGGAGGAAACGATAAAGCAACATTCCTTACTTCTTTTGGTTATTATGATGAACAAGGACAGGTGGTAGGTACTTCTTATCAACGGTTTACAGGGAATGTGAATGGCTCATATAAGGTTCGTGATAATATAAAAGTCAATGCGGGAGCAACTTATTCATTCTCTAAAAAACCAAATATGTGGATCAGTGAAGCACAGTTGTTCTATCGTACAATGAGTTCCTGGCCGACTTATAGTCCGTTTTCGGAAGCAGGTGAACCTACATCAGGTATTGGTTCCTCCGATGGTAATCCTCTCTATTGGAAAGATAAACTACAACGCCTCAATAATATAAGAAAAACGACTTTCAATGTCGGAGGTTCCTGGGAAATAATTCCTGGTTTGACTTTGAATGAAAACAGTTCGATCTATTATATAGATAACGAGCAGGAAGATTTTGATAAGCAGTATCAGACACAAAATAATTCCAATCCAAATAGTACCCGTGCTGCACGCGCAATGTATGAACGTCAGTTCCAACAGCAGCACAGTGCAACTCTTACCTATGCAAAAACATTTGCAGAAAAGCATCATTTGGATGCAATGGTAGGGGGAGAATATTTTGATTACAACCGTTTTAAGATGGAAGAGAAAGGAAATAAAGCCCCTAGTGATGATATACCGACATTGAATGCTTCCAGTGATAAGGTATCTGTTTATTCCTATAAGGACGGTTATCGTATGTTATCCGGATTTGCACGTGTGAATTATAATTATGATTATAGATATCTGTTTTCTGTTGTAGCCCGTTATGATGGTATTTCTAAGTTAAGTGACAACCGTTGGGGCTTTTTCCCTGGAGTATCTGCCGGTTGGAATATGCATGAAGAAGCTTTTTTTAAAGATTCAAAATTGGCAAATGTAGTTTCGAATCTGAAGCCCAGAGTCAGTTATGGTGTAAACGGAAATGTTGCCGGCCTGGGTAATTATGAGGTTTACGGAGAATATAATACAATTAATAATTCATCGGGTATTCCTATTCCTTATGATGGAAAGGTTGGTTTCCTGAATACTAAATTGGTGAATAATAATTTGCGTTGGGAAAAAAGTAATTCATTTGAAGTCGGTTTGGATGTCGGGTTTTTACAGAACCGGATCAATTTGATTATGGATTACTACAACCGTACGACAAGTGATTTGCTGACTGATCTGAATTTGCCGGGTTATACCGGATTCGGTAGTATACGTACGAACTTAGGAAGTTTACGTAATCAAGGATTTGAAGTAGAGGCGAAGTTCAATATATTGACTAACCAGAAAGGGTTTAGTTGGGATTTTTCAGCCAATGCCTCTTTCGTAAAGAATAAGATTATTAAATTACCTTATAACGGAAATGAGAATAACCGTCAGGGAGGTATGGAAGTTTATGATCCTGCAACAGGTAAAAATATCTGGGTAGGAGGATACCAGGAAGGTAAGACTTTGGGAGATGTATATGCATATAAGCAAGAACGTATCTTTCGTGACTGGGATGATGTAAAAAATAATGCCGGTGATCGTTATGATGCAATTGCAGAGCTTTACGGTCCAAATAAATGGGCACAGATGAGCGATAAGGAAAAGATCGGAAAGAAACCAATCGAACCGGGTGATGTTATGTGGGCCGATTTGAATGAGGATGGCGTTATTAATGAATTGGATCGTGTGAAGATTGGCAATGTGTTACCCAAATGGACCGGTGGTTTCTCAACAACTGTGTCTTATAAGGATATTTCCTTATTTGCCCGTTTCGATTATTCGTTGGGACATATCTTGTATAATGACTTAAAAGCTCGTTCGTTGGGACAGTATCAGGGATCATTCAATATTATTACGGATGTGAAAGATAGTTGGTCGCCGGAAAATCCGAATTCAGCCCTCCCTAAGTTCTACTATGCGGATCAGCTGGTTAAGAAGAATATAACGCGTTCTAATAATGCAAATCCCAATATTAATAATAATAACTCAAGTTTTTATGAAAAGGGTGATTATCTGGCGTTAAGAGAGATCACTTTGAGTTATCGTTTACCGAGACGAATTATTGAGAAAGCAACATTGAGCGATGCTTCAATATATATTACCGGTCAGAATCTTTTCTATATAACCGGTTATGAAGGAATGTCCCCTGAACCAGCCATCAAAAAGAATAATGCGGGAGTGGATGAGGGTAGATATCCTATGCCCCGTACAATCTTGTTGGGTGTATCAGTCTCATTTTGA